The proteins below are encoded in one region of Silene latifolia isolate original U9 population chromosome 2, ASM4854445v1, whole genome shotgun sequence:
- the LOC141630575 gene encoding uncharacterized protein LOC141630575 — translation MFYTGGLPFNLARNPYYVRSYSFAASNQIPGYVPPGYNKLRTTLLQQEKENVNRLLEPIKSTWKEKGVSVVSDGWSDSQRRPLINVMVACESGPMFMKAVDCSGEVKDKEYIAALLSEVIDEVGDQNVVQVLTDNASNCKGAGELIQGRYSHIYWTPCVVHTLNLALKNICAAKNTSNNEETYNECHWITEIHVDALFIKNYIMTHSMRLAIFNKFSPLKLLSVADTRFASIVVMLKRMKLLKTSLQSMVVSEAWTTYREDHRGQAVLVRERILDDGWWDKVDYILEFTRPIYNMIKDCDTDRSSLHLVYERWEVMSFKVKEAIYKHEHRCASEESTFFKVVESILTSRWSKTSTPLHSLAHSLVPRFYTQKWLDEIPGRVAPHVDNEVSSSRLSCFRRLFPCADDRRKANTEYAIFSRRDNDIFKDLECVEDMSLMEAKHWWATYGSIAPLLQGLAFKLLGQPSSSSCSERNWSIYKFIHSCARNKLTPKRAEDLVRIHNNLRLLSRNSEEYLKGRTKMWDVGGDEHDNLDDVGCLALDVANLSLDEPDMEMMLFGDDGDLGDFEDGASGNDA, via the exons ATGTTTTACACGGGAGGGTTGCCTTTTAATCTAGCAAGGAATCCTTATTATGTGAGGTCTTACTCTTTTGCCGCTTCTAACCAAATTCCGGGCTATGTTCCTCCGGGATATAATAAGTTAAGAACAACCTTGCTTCAACAAGAAAAGGAAAATGTTAATAGGTTGCTAGAGCCTATTAAGAGTACTTGGAAAGAGAAAGGAGTTAGTGTAGTAAGTGATGGTTGGAGTGACTCACAAAGAAGACCTTTGATCAATGTCATGGTTGCTTGTGAAAGTGGTCCTATGTTCATGAAAGCGGTTGATTGCTCGGGTGAGGTGAAGGACAAAGAGTATATAGCCGCTTTGCTAAGTGAGGTAATAGATGAGGTTGGTGATCAAAATGTTGTGCAAGTGTTAACGGATAATGCAAGTAATTGTAAAGGTGCGGGGGAGCTAATTCAGGGAAGATATTCACATATATATTGGACGCCATGTGTTGTCCACACacttaatcttgctttgaaaaaCATTTGTGCGGCTAAAAACACTTCTAATAATGAAGAAACTTATAATGAGTGTCATTGGATAACGGAGATTCATGTAGATGCTTTATTTATAAAGAACTACATAATGACACATTCGATGAGGTTAGCAATTTTCAATAAGTTTTCTCCTTTGAAATTGCTTTCCGTTGCCGACACAAGATTTGCTTCTATTGTTGTGATGCTTAAGAGAATGAAACTTCTCAAAACCTCCTTGCAATCAATGGTAGTTAGTGAGGCATGGACTACCTATCGTGAGGATCATCGTGGGCAAGCTGTACTTGTGAGGGAAAGGATCTTAGATGATGGTTGGTGGGACAAAGTTGATTATATCCTTGAGTTCACACGTCCTATTTATAACATGATAAAAGATTGTGACACCGATAGGTCTTCACTTCATTTGGTATATGAGAGGTGGGAGGTTATGTCATTCAAGGTCAAAGAGGCTATTTACAAGCATGAGCATAGGTGTGCAAGTGAAGAGTCCACTTTTTTCAAAGTGGTGGAAAGCATTCTTACAAGTCGTTGGAGTAAAACTAGCACTCCTCTACATAGCTTGGCACATTCTTTGGTTCCAAG GTTCTACACTCAAAAGTGGCTTGATGAAATTCCCGGCCGAGTTGCTCCACATGTTGATAATGAAGTCTCTTCTTCAAGATTGTCTTGTTTTAGGAGACTTTTCCCTTGTGCGGATGATAGAAGAAAAGCCAACACCGAGTATGCCATCTTTTCGAGAAGAGATAATGATATCTTTAAAGATTTGGAATGTGTAGAAGACATGTCTCTTATGGAAGCAAAGCATTGGTGGGCTACTTATGGTTCCATTGCTCCTCTTCTTCAAGGTTTGGCATTCAAGTTGTTAGGCcaaccttcttcttcttcttgtagtGAAAGAAATTGGAGTATCTACAAGTTTATTCACTCTTGTGCTAGAAACAAGCTTACTCCAAAACGAGCCGAAGACTTGGTAAGAATTCATAATAATTTGCGCTTACTTTCTAGAAATAGTGAAGAGTATTTAAAGGGAAGAACCAAGATGTGGGATGTTGGTGGAGATGAGCATGATAATCTTGATGATGTTGGTTGTCTTGCTCTTGATGTGGCTAACCTCTCCCTTGATGAGCCCGACATGGAAATGATGCTCTTTGGTGATGATGGTGACCTTGGTGACTTTGAAGATGGTGCATCGGGTAATGATGCTTGA